GTGCCAATTCACCGCCAGCAAGCATGGCTTCGCAGCCAGCCACCCATCGCGCTCCCTACCACCGAGCGTTTGTCGCGCGAGATACTCACCATTCCCTGTCACCACCATCTTTCCGATTGCGATATCGAAAAGATCGTAGTGACGATACGAAGCTTCAATGCTCGGTATGAGTTCGCACCGGAAAGACGAATCCCTTCCTGAGCGTTTAACCTCAAGCAAGGAGAAGCAAGAAGATGAACAAGGCAACGCGAGCGCGCTATACGCACGTATACGCCCGGGGTGCTTGGAAGCGCTCGTCGATTTCGTCGTGCCCGAACTGCAGAAGCGTGGTCGGCTGAGAATCCGATATGACGGAACGACCTTGCGACGAAATCTTTTCGCTGGTTGATGAGATTGCCGGACCCTTCCGAAGCCTATTCAAAATCACACTGCTAAGCTTCGCAAAAATCGTTGTTTCTCCTGTTACGGGTTAGCTGTTGGAATTTCAAAGCTCACCCCACAGGAGAAATTTCATGTCCGATGCCCAGATCGTTTCGCAGGTACAACCCAGGCAGACAAACTCTACCGATGTCCTCGATGCGGCGCGCTTGGCGGGGCGCATAGGTGCCGAAATTCGCGGCGTTCGTCTGTCCGGCTCAATTCGAGCCGCGGTGGCGGTCGGGCTAATTCGTGGCATACCGATGTCGCTTATCGATGCCTATCCGAAGGTTTCCATCCTGCGCGCTGTGGTAGTCCCGCCGTTTGGCGGCGATACGGTCTGGGCCAATACGGCAATCAACTCGCGGCGCGAACCTGCTCGTTTCGTCCGGCATGCAGATTGACAGGCTTTGGCAAGCCGAGATGCGCTCGCAATGTACGGCCTTCGTATTCGGTTCTGAAGAGCCCGCGTCGCTGCAGTTCCGGAACCACCTGTTCAGTGAACTCGCTTAAACCGCCCGGGAACCAAGGCGACATGATATTGAATCCATCCGCCCCTTCTTCCTCGAACCACTGCTGCAATTGATCCGCGATGCTGACGGGCGTACCGACGATCTGCAGGTGTCCGCGCGCACCCGCAATCCGCAGATACAAATCGCGGATCGTCAGGTTTTCACGGCGAGCCAGATCGAACAGCAACCGCTGACGGCTCTTGCCGCCGTTCGTTTCCGGCAATTCGGGCAGTGGCCCATCGACCGGATAGTTCGACAAATCGATCTCCCCCGACATATTCGACAACAGCGACAGGCCGACAGTGGGGTGGATCAGCGCTTGCAGCGCTTCGAACTTCTCGTTGGCCTCCTCTTGGGTGCGGCCGATCACCGGGAAGACGCCGGGCATGATTTGCAGATGATCAGGTTGCCGTCCGTATTTCGCGAGTCGGCTCTTTAGATCCCGATAAAAGGCGCGCGCTTCGTCGAATGTTTGATGGGCGACGAAGATCACTTCCGCCGTTTGCGCGGCGAGCTCCCGGCCCACCTCCGACGCGCCGGCCTGCACGACGACCGGCCGGCCTTGCGGCGAGCGGGCGACATTCAATGGGCCTCGTACCTTGAAGTGTTTGCCGCGATGATCGAGCACATGCAACTTGTCGGGATCGAAGTACAGGCCGCTCGCCTTGTCGCGTAGAAAGGCATTGTCTTCCCAGCTATCCCAGAGTCCCACCACGACGTCGTGGAACTCGCGGGCGCGTTCATAACGCAGCGAGTGATTCATATGCTGGTCGAAGCTGAAGTTGTGCGCTTCGGCTTCGCTGCTGGACGTGACGAGATTCCAGCCCGAGCGCCCGCCGCTCAGATGATCGAGCGATGCGAACTTGCGCGCCAGATTGTAGGGTTCGTTGAAGCTCGTCGAGACCGTGGCAATCAATCCGATATGCCGCGTGACCACCGAAAGGGCGGACAGCAAGGTGAGGGGTTCGAAGTGATCGGCGCGTGCGGTACGCGACAGCGACGCCAGATTCGTGTCACGCACGCCTGCGGTATCGGCGAAGAAAACCGCGTCGAATTTTGCACGCTCGGCAATGTGCGCCAATTGTGCGTAGTGGGCGAAATCGAGTCCGCCGCTCGCATGCGTGTCCGGGTGCCGCCATGCCGCGATATGGTGGCCGGTTTGCATCAGAAACGCACCCAGCTTGATTTGTCGTTTTGTGTCGGTCATCGGCTTGTCCTGGCATTGATCAATTGTGGATATCGAACTTGAATTCCTGCAGCAACGTTTCCCTCAGGCGAACGAACGCGGGGCTGCCTCGATCGCGCGGGCGCGGCAAATCCACGGGAACGATATTGAATGGCGCACTCGCGTCGGCGCCCGTCATCACCACGACCTTGTCCGCCAGATAAACGGCTTCTTCGATATCGTGCGTCACCATCACCATCGTGACCTGCTCGTCGAGCCAGATGCGCTCCAGCTCTCGCTGCAGGGATATTTTCTTCATGGCATCCAGCGCGCCGAACGGCTCGTCGAGCAGCAAGATATCGGGGTTGATCGCAAGCGCCCGTGCGATGCCCACGCGCTGCGCCATGCCGCCCGACAACTGGCTCGGATAAGCATCGCGGAAATTCTCGAGTCCCACGAGCTGCAAATATTCACCCACCTTCTCGCGCAGCGCTTCACCGGAACACTGCTGCAGTTCCAGGCCGAAAGCGATGTTCGATTCGACCGTCAACCACGGCAGCAGGCGCGGTTCCTGAAAAACCATCGCTCGCTCGCGACCGACACCGGTCACGACCTTGCCGTCGACCTTGACGGTGCCGCGGTCGCCTTTTTCCAGTCCGGCGAGGATCCGCAACAGGGTCGTCTTGCCCGATCCGCTGGCGCCCACGATGACAATGAATTCGCCCGCCGAGATGTCGAGGTCGATGTTTTTCAGCACCGCCACGGAGGCGCCGTTGATGCCGAACGATTTGCTTAGGTTGTTGATCTGCAGCTTGTGAGGTGCCTCGCCAATCGACATCATGCCGTGCTCCTCTATTGCTGCGCGTAGCTGTTGTATTGATTCGTTTGGACGCCGCTGACCGATAGCTGCCCCTTGCGCAGCTTTCCCTCCCGCTCGAAGACGTCAAGCCAGAATTGCGCGTCGTGATCGGTCATAAGCGCATGCTGCCTCAGCCCGAAGCCCGGCCAGTAACTGGCCAGCGTCGGATTCTCCCCGCGTTCCTTGAGCAATTGCGCAATCAGTTTCTTCGCGTCGTCGGGATGCTCGGTGGCCCAGTCCGCTGCTCGCGCGGAATCGCTGACGAAGGCGCGAACGGCCGCTGCGTGAGCGGCGACGAACGATTTGCGCATCACGTCGTAGCCCAATGTAATGTTGCCCAGCACTTGATAGTCGTCGAGCAGCACGCGCACGCCGCCGTCGGCTTCGAGCTTGCCTGCGAAGACCGCTTGCCATTCCCCGACAGCGGCAACGTCGACCTGCCCTGAACGAAGCGTTTGTTCCAACTGCGGCCCGGGCACCACGACGAGTTTCACTGCGTTTTGCGCAATGTTGTGAATCCTCAGATACTCGCGCACCGTGTAGTCGAGATGGGCGCCCAGCGTATTCACGGCGATGGTTTTCCCGATCAGGTCGCTCGGCTTGGTAATCGGGCTCTTTGCCAGTACATAGAATTTGCTGTTGGCCGTTGGGCTGACGCCGAAGCCTGGTTTGACGGCGATGATGTCGTTACCGTTGGATATCGCATTGAGCACGGCCGCATTCGCGGCACCCGCCATGTCGACCGAACCGGCCGCCAGCGCGAACAGATTTTCCGGACCGCCTTGCGAGAAGCCCGTCGATTCGAGCCTGACGCCGTCGGCCTGCAACCAGCCTTTCGCCGCGGCAATCTCGCTGGCATCGATCGTGCCGGATGTGCGCAAGTAGCGGATCACGGTGACGCCGTGCGGGGCCGCCGCGGGCGCCGGCGCTGCGGCGCATGCACTTGCCGCGGTAGTCAATCCAATGATCAGTAGTCCTAACTGATGGATGAGTGAATTTTTGAATCCATGCGCCATCGGGTTATCACTCCAATAGGGTCTTGCGAATGAAGATCTAAGAACGGTTACGCCAGAGGCGCCGTGGTGCCGCGGCGGTGGCAGGTACCGGATTCAACCGATATCCTTGGCATCGACCCATTTACATATTCTTCTTTGCAGGAAGAGCAGCGCGTAGTTGCTGAGCAAGCCGAGCCCGGCGAGCAGGACGATCGCACCGAACATCAACGGGATTTGAAAGTTGTACTGAGCCTGCATGACCTTGAAGCCGAGCCCTTGATTGGCTCCGATCATTTCCGCCGCCACCAGCATCAGCAGCGCTGTCCCGGCGCTCAGCCGTAGGCCGACGAAAATCGGTGGAATCGCACCCGGCAACGTTACGCGGCGGAAAATCTGCAATTTCGATGCGCCGAACATGCTTGCCATCTCGATGAGGCGGCGATCGACCTGCTTGACGCCGGATATCGTATTCATCAGCAGTGGAAATACCGTCGCCCAGAAAATGACGAAGACCTTCGATGTCTCCCCGAGACCCATCAGCAGAATGAAAACCGGATAGACCGCGAGCGCCGAGGTCTGACGGAACATCTGCAGGATCGGATCGATCGCATATTCGATCCGCGTGAACGTACCCATCAGTAGGCCGAGCGGGACGGACACGACGACGGCCGCCGCGAAAGCGATGCCGGCTCGCTGCAGGCTGATCGAGAGGTCGCCCAGCAGTGTGCCGTTGATCAGCGCGGTAAACACCGCGTGCAGAATCGTGTCGACGGGTGGAATCACGGCCGGATTGAGCCAGCCGTGAGAGCTGGCAACCTGCCAGAGCAGGAAGAACAGAATCAACGTACCGTAGCGATTGACGAAGGCCCAAGCCCGCGAGTCGAGGATCTTCTCGATGTCGGGGCCCAATGCCTTGAAAGACGGCCTTGCGCCGAAATTGCCTACGTGCTCGAGCTGTCTTTCGGCCATGCGATTCTCCATAACGTTCGATGCGGCGAAACATGAGTCGGTCATCCCGCGAACCTGTGCCGACAGTCGGCGCAGCGCGCCGAACGGTTGGTACCGTTGCGCACGATATTGCGACTGTAGCGAAGAAGTTAGCGTCGCAATCTATTTAATCCGCGATTGGATAGAATCAAAAACGCTGAGTCGGGTTGATGGCGGCAGCATCGGGCGGCGGGGGAGGGCGCCTCGTCGTCGACAGTATTGTTTGACGCAGCGTACAGAGTGTCATATACTCTATTTCTCTGACGCGGGGTGGAGCAGTCTGGCAGCTCGTCGGGCTCATAACCCGAAGGTCGTAGGTTCAAATCCTACCCCCGCAACCAAGTTTCAGGCACAAGCCTCGATTTCATAGCGAAGTCGGGGCTTTTTGCTTTCTTGGGCGGTAGCTCCGCATGGAGCCATGGCGCTGCGCCTATGGTGCCCGTCGGCGGCTGCAACCAAGCACGTACAAGCGATGCCGTCGCGTTCTTCTGCGCCTCACGTGCCGCTTGAAATAAACACTGTGTTTTTGTACAGTAATGCTCACCTTGAGCACGCGCGCCTCCTCTTTCCCCGCTCCCACTCTCGCGCCGTTTGGCACGGAGGGCTCGCTCGCCCGCAAAATCATCCACTGCGATTGCGATTGCTTCTACGCATCCGTGGAGATGCGCGACGATCCGAGCTTGCGCGGCCGGCCGCTTGCCGTCGGCGGTCGCCCCGAGCAACGCGGCGTCATTGCCACCTGCAACTACGAGGCGCGCGGCTTTGGGGTGCATTCGGCGATGTCGTCGGCGCTCGCGATGCGCAAGTGTCCCGAACTCTTGATCTTGCCCTCCGCGATGGAGAAGTACCGCATCGCTTCGCGGCAGATCATGGCGATCTACCGCGACTACACGCCCTTCGTGGAGCCGCTCTCGCTCGACGAAGCCTATCTCGATGTCACGACGGCGTCGCGCTGCAAGGGCAGCGCGACGCTGATGGCCGCGGAAATCCGCGAGCGCGTGCGCGAAACGGTGGGCGTTACGGTATCGGCCGGCGTCGCGCCGAACAAATTCGTCGCGAAGATCGCGTCCGACTGGAACAAGCCCGACGGTTTGTTCGTCGTGCGTCCCCACGAGGTCGACGCATTCGTCGCGGCGTTGCCGGTACGCAAGATCTTCGGGGTCGGTAAGGTGACGGCCGCGAAACTCGAAAAGCTCGGCATCGTTACGTGCCGCGATCTGCGCGAATGGTCGCTCGTCGATTTGCATCAACGCTTCGGCGCGTTCGGCCGTAGGCTCCACGATCTGTCGCGCGGCATCGATCATCGGATGGTGGAGCCCGATCAGGAGCGCAAGTCGATCAGCGTCGAGACAACTTATGTGACCGACTTGCGAACGCTCGATGCCTGCACGGCCGAGATCCGGCAACTAGCCGAGCAACTCGATGCGCGCATTGCGCGCGTTGGGGCCAGCGCTGCGATTCGCAAGCTTTACGTCAAGATCCGCTTCGCGGATTTTCAGCGTACGACGGTCGAATGCGCGGCCGATGCCACCGATTTGCCTACCTTCATCGCCTTGTTGGAGAAAGGCTTCGCACGCCGTGATCGTCCGGTGCGCTTGCTAGGCGTCGGCGTGCGCCTCGAGGAGGACGATGCCGTCGATGGAGCACAGTTTCCGCTGTTCGACGACGAGCAGGATGAGGAAAGCGGCGCGGCTCGCTAGAATCGGCACAGCACGCCTCTCGCCGCGTATGTCGTCGATCGGGCCGGCGGCGCCCCCATTATCCGAGGAGCCCTCGATGGATCTCATCATCCGCCACGCCGCATTGATCACTCATGTCGCGGGACGCGACGCGCCCGTCGATATCGCGATCGACGGTGGGCGCATCGTCGCTGTCGAGCCGAATCTTGTGGCGGCGGCAGGGCAGGAGATCGACGCCGCGGGCTCGCTCGTTGCGCCGCCGTTCGTCGACGCGCATTTTCATCTCGACGCCACGCTCTCTTATGGGTTGCCGCGCGTGAACGCGTCGGGCACGTTGCTCGAAGGCATCGCGCTATGGGGCGAACTCAAGCCGCATCTGACACAAGAGGCGCTGATCGAGCGTGCGCTGCAGTATTGCGATTGGGCCGTCGCGCGTGGGCTGCTCGCGATTCGCTCGCACGTCGATGTCTGCGATCCGCGCTTGCTCGCCGTCGAAGCGCTGCTCGAGGTCAAGCGCCGCGTTGCGCCGTATCTCGACTTGCAACTCGTGGCGTTTCCGCAGGACGGCTTGCTGCGCTCGGCGGGCGCGTTCGAGAACTTGAAGCGGGCGGTGGCGATGGGTGTCGACGTCGTCGGCGGTATCCCGCATTTCGAACGGACGATGGCTGACGGCGCCGAATCGATTCGGCTGCTCTGCGAATTCGCCGCTCAGAAGGGGCTGCCCGTCGATATGCATTGCGACGAGTCGGACGATCCGCTCTCGCGCCATATCGAAACGCTGTGTGCGCAGGCGTATCGCCTCGGGCTCGGCGGCCGCGTGGCCGGCTCGCATCTCACCTCGATGCACTCGATGGACAACTACTACGTCAGCAAGCTGCTGCCGTTGATGCGCGAGTCGGGCGTGGCCGCGATCGCCAATCCGCTCATCAACATCACGCTTCAAGGGCGCGCCGATACCTACCCGAAGCGGCGCGGCATGACGCGTGTGCCGGAGATGCTGGCGGCCGGCATCGACGTCGCATTCGGCCACGATTGCGTGATGGATCCGTGGTACAGCCTGGGCTCGGCCGATATACTCGAGGTGGCGCACATGGGCTTGCATGTCGCGCAAATGACGGGCGTCGATGCGATGCGGGCCGCGCTCGATGCGGTGACGGTGAACGCGGCTCGCATTCTAGGCTTGGAGGGCTACGGGATCGCGCCGGGCTGCCGCGCCGACTGCGTCGTGCTCGATGCGCGTGACCCGATCGAAGCGATTCGATTGCGAGCTACGCGCTTGGCGGTCGTGCGGCGCGGCAAGATCGTCGCGCGCACGCCGGCGGCGCGCGCGACGCTGTCGCTGGAAGGGCGGCCGCTCGAGATCGACTTCAAGCTGCGCCGCTGACGCCCTATTGGCGTTAGTTCGCGGGCGCCGACGCCATGCCGTTATGGCGCAGCAACGCATCGATCGTCGGTGCGCGGCCACGGAACGCCTTGAACGAATCCATCGCCGGCCGGCTGCCGCCGACTTCGAGAATTTCCTTGCGGTATCGCACGCCCGTTTTCTCATCGAGCACGCTGCCTTGCGTCGCCTTGGCAGCATCTTCGAACGCGGCGTACGCGTCGGCCGACAGCACCTCGGCCCACTTGTAGCTGTAGTAGCCCGCGGCGTAGCCGCCCGCGAAGATATGGCTGAACGTATTCGGCCAGCGCGAGAAGCTCGCTTGCGGAATCAGGTGGTAGCGCCCATTGGTTTCGCGCGCGAGATCGTTCGCACTTTGCGCGCCCTGCGGATCGAAACTCGTATGCAGCAGCATGTCGTACATCGAGAAGACGATTTGGCGCAGTGTGCCGAGGCCGCT
The sequence above is a segment of the Trinickia acidisoli genome. Coding sequences within it:
- a CDS encoding LLM class flavin-dependent oxidoreductase, yielding MTDTKRQIKLGAFLMQTGHHIAAWRHPDTHASGGLDFAHYAQLAHIAERAKFDAVFFADTAGVRDTNLASLSRTARADHFEPLTLLSALSVVTRHIGLIATVSTSFNEPYNLARKFASLDHLSGGRSGWNLVTSSSEAEAHNFSFDQHMNHSLRYERAREFHDVVVGLWDSWEDNAFLRDKASGLYFDPDKLHVLDHRGKHFKVRGPLNVARSPQGRPVVVQAGASEVGRELAAQTAEVIFVAHQTFDEARAFYRDLKSRLAKYGRQPDHLQIMPGVFPVIGRTQEEANEKFEALQALIHPTVGLSLLSNMSGEIDLSNYPVDGPLPELPETNGGKSRQRLLFDLARRENLTIRDLYLRIAGARGHLQIVGTPVSIADQLQQWFEEEGADGFNIMSPWFPGGLSEFTEQVVPELQRRGLFRTEYEGRTLRAHLGLPKPVNLHAGRNEQVRAAS
- a CDS encoding ABC transporter ATP-binding protein, yielding MMSIGEAPHKLQINNLSKSFGINGASVAVLKNIDLDISAGEFIVIVGASGSGKTTLLRILAGLEKGDRGTVKVDGKVVTGVGRERAMVFQEPRLLPWLTVESNIAFGLELQQCSGEALREKVGEYLQLVGLENFRDAYPSQLSGGMAQRVGIARALAINPDILLLDEPFGALDAMKKISLQRELERIWLDEQVTMVMVTHDIEEAVYLADKVVVMTGADASAPFNIVPVDLPRPRDRGSPAFVRLRETLLQEFKFDIHN
- a CDS encoding ABC transporter substrate-binding protein, whose protein sequence is MAHGFKNSLIHQLGLLIIGLTTAASACAAAPAPAAAPHGVTVIRYLRTSGTIDASEIAAAKGWLQADGVRLESTGFSQGGPENLFALAAGSVDMAGAANAAVLNAISNGNDIIAVKPGFGVSPTANSKFYVLAKSPITKPSDLIGKTIAVNTLGAHLDYTVREYLRIHNIAQNAVKLVVVPGPQLEQTLRSGQVDVAAVGEWQAVFAGKLEADGGVRVLLDDYQVLGNITLGYDVMRKSFVAAHAAAVRAFVSDSARAADWATEHPDDAKKLIAQLLKERGENPTLASYWPGFGLRQHALMTDHDAQFWLDVFEREGKLRKGQLSVSGVQTNQYNSYAQQ
- a CDS encoding ABC transporter permease, coding for MAERQLEHVGNFGARPSFKALGPDIEKILDSRAWAFVNRYGTLILFFLLWQVASSHGWLNPAVIPPVDTILHAVFTALINGTLLGDLSISLQRAGIAFAAAVVVSVPLGLLMGTFTRIEYAIDPILQMFRQTSALAVYPVFILLMGLGETSKVFVIFWATVFPLLMNTISGVKQVDRRLIEMASMFGASKLQIFRRVTLPGAIPPIFVGLRLSAGTALLMLVAAEMIGANQGLGFKVMQAQYNFQIPLMFGAIVLLAGLGLLSNYALLFLQRRICKWVDAKDIG
- the dinB gene encoding DNA polymerase IV, whose protein sequence is MLTLSTRASSFPAPTLAPFGTEGSLARKIIHCDCDCFYASVEMRDDPSLRGRPLAVGGRPEQRGVIATCNYEARGFGVHSAMSSALAMRKCPELLILPSAMEKYRIASRQIMAIYRDYTPFVEPLSLDEAYLDVTTASRCKGSATLMAAEIRERVRETVGVTVSAGVAPNKFVAKIASDWNKPDGLFVVRPHEVDAFVAALPVRKIFGVGKVTAAKLEKLGIVTCRDLREWSLVDLHQRFGAFGRRLHDLSRGIDHRMVEPDQERKSISVETTYVTDLRTLDACTAEIRQLAEQLDARIARVGASAAIRKLYVKIRFADFQRTTVECAADATDLPTFIALLEKGFARRDRPVRLLGVGVRLEEDDAVDGAQFPLFDDEQDEESGAAR
- a CDS encoding amidohydrolase family protein, yielding MDLIIRHAALITHVAGRDAPVDIAIDGGRIVAVEPNLVAAAGQEIDAAGSLVAPPFVDAHFHLDATLSYGLPRVNASGTLLEGIALWGELKPHLTQEALIERALQYCDWAVARGLLAIRSHVDVCDPRLLAVEALLEVKRRVAPYLDLQLVAFPQDGLLRSAGAFENLKRAVAMGVDVVGGIPHFERTMADGAESIRLLCEFAAQKGLPVDMHCDESDDPLSRHIETLCAQAYRLGLGGRVAGSHLTSMHSMDNYYVSKLLPLMRESGVAAIANPLINITLQGRADTYPKRRGMTRVPEMLAAGIDVAFGHDCVMDPWYSLGSADILEVAHMGLHVAQMTGVDAMRAALDAVTVNAARILGLEGYGIAPGCRADCVVLDARDPIEAIRLRATRLAVVRRGKIVARTPAARATLSLEGRPLEIDFKLRR